A portion of the Deinococcus peraridilitoris DSM 19664 genome contains these proteins:
- a CDS encoding P22 phage major capsid protein family protein — translation MTIANFKPTIWSARLQANLNKNLVLANLVNMDYSGDVTPGGTVKIQRPGRIAVSAYAGSVSYETPTSSTQTLTIDQDQYYAFAIDDLDQVQANVTLIDKYTSEAAYALADKVDQSIASLYTAAGLTDIALTLSTGDYYDALVEAGKKLDEANVPRQGRWHVTSPAGYAALLKNDKFIHATQSGDSVISSGEVGRAAGFTIIVSNNLVDADGTAAVARKALYGTNGAVTHARQLTGNPEALRLEASFKDAVRGRLAWGSKVIEPSMLGTITLTE, via the coding sequence ATGACCATTGCGAATTTCAAGCCCACCATCTGGAGTGCTCGCCTGCAAGCGAACCTCAACAAGAACCTCGTGCTCGCCAACCTGGTGAACATGGACTACAGCGGGGACGTCACGCCCGGCGGCACCGTCAAGATCCAACGGCCCGGCCGCATCGCCGTCAGCGCGTACGCGGGCAGCGTTTCGTACGAGACGCCCACCAGCAGCACCCAGACGCTCACCATCGACCAGGATCAGTACTACGCCTTCGCCATCGATGACCTCGACCAGGTGCAGGCGAACGTCACGCTGATCGACAAGTACACCAGCGAAGCCGCGTACGCGCTGGCCGACAAGGTCGATCAGAGCATCGCGTCCCTCTACACCGCCGCGGGACTCACCGACATCGCCCTCACCCTCTCCACCGGTGATTACTACGACGCCCTCGTCGAAGCCGGCAAAAAGCTCGACGAAGCGAACGTGCCCCGTCAGGGTCGCTGGCACGTCACCAGCCCCGCCGGGTACGCGGCACTGCTGAAGAACGACAAGTTCATTCACGCCACCCAGAGTGGTGACAGCGTCATCAGCAGCGGTGAAGTAGGTCGCGCGGCGGGCTTTACGATCATCGTCAGCAACAACCTGGTCGATGCGGACGGCACGGCCGCCGTGGCCCGCAAGGCCCTGTACGGCACGAATGGCGCGGTCACGCACGCCCGTCAGCTGACCGGCAACCCGGAAGCCCTCCGCCTGGAAGCCAGCTTCAAGGACGCCGTGCGCGGTCGTCTCGCGTGGGGCAGCAAAGTCATCGAGCCTTCGATGCTCGGCACGATCACCCTGACGGAGTAA
- a CDS encoding phage tail tape measure protein has product MSAETIEIAALGITLQGPERQLDDLLSKVRRLTDGKYEVKLGLDTQEIQKAATATQNVTRAQNEQVQSARAQRTEAQAQTAELRRQAAEQNVLTAALRRQGAEARVTAQLAAQTTREREREARALKAASDIAIRALDNEQRATRNLRQANQLTNQEVVQLQTNIQRRALEAAASLDRESDAYRRLTQVAAAAQRTIDAAEGRNTFGGFSFGIQQGLLSALGNLGPFGQALEALLKTQLDQAAQTTQREAQDIGTNISDGLQGGLRSGAAETANAARQTAEGVTQTIKKTLDIRSPSRVMFNLGVFTAQGLVDGLKSKQDDVARAAKSLSDTIERNAVPGAGARTTASAVSGGALGGNVFAASAFANLSQSVGQVTQQLGQDLPKAAQQAAEATNAAGEAAAGAGVDLGGATEGVKSLTLAHKENDPAARQTAINEAKTAIAFAVTGAAVVGLGAAMAASVNTAADFEQAMNKAGATTNATGAQLKSLTSLALDDTFIQLGVGGIEAAAGIEELGSQGLETADILNGGLVNATLLAKATSSDMAVAAAVAASSMKAFNLEASDLGEVADVVTNAVNATSIKMQDFSQSIAAAGAVATTSGIDFTTFTAAISLMTDKAISASDAGTSFKTFLQSLTPNSKAASQAMNDLTFSAFTANGEFKPLAQIVEELRVKFSKLTPEQRAFTAETIFGSDGIRAFNILIEQGQKGLAERVQLLDQNGSAQRAAEDQLKGLRGEQEKFNAALENLKTTAGSNLLPALTPVLDWATSFTSELGQALRSLRELNDFKIKDGDGSILATLKFFSGAFKGLNDFAKFLDEKGQFDNLAGGRAGAAFPAFQLSPIAQAIQARNRQAASVDFPSLAANGGSNSSVLGLPPLLGAQQAQNAAGGFSAEFVASLKDVFVNDPKVSSDCAIIASRILNLIGATIESTPVAGQLVTNAKKAGFQQVSDGATGDLVALRGPQYGAIKDKLGNGTHVAVVVGRDDKGRLLIIENPGSGNTQVVPLYDTKNASFYRAPSSPFAKSTGGTTDTAVSAPAFSGITDAQILKAKELTVALEAAQKARDPKAIDRASQALETFRKASDSNARALAALAQIQKEQTTSAKDYIATQADIQRYSREALAIARQEIQAGQSGDVAFKGRVKARVEGFEAEGKAQKAVLELARDAVREQTRLNKEQGPAEQAILAHRQEALRVARLIQQAEKDRSKVAPADAAKRALEETDAGKIALSRARDELQAQDRLTQERKKRQDDAKRDAENAAKQLVNLTQQQLQQEVQRREDAARQLETLRTRELAAAGEDAQKRLAVENQLAGRIQSAQAQAAQARLTLAKRNAEEERQTALSAIPDGIPQAKRAQLERSIEAAFNGKLSGAYRTFYASMSSAATTAADNIASAANKIVVTQLDAAQKITSARFALSPELLRFSFGGGEDGLQGALSAYGASSLEQLKAYAPQVAQIIEQAYADVIETARETAEELGKLQDAAPLSDARRFTLTPALLRFSFGEDGLNAALRAYGFRDVADLQSSTTQVAALLREAYADVLFFITTANQTAAQASADYIDLLLKGIREEQDIQDVQLTFDDLWKMLRRVYANGLDPQQSGFVQLLDQLISKGNQAAGEVKQLVEAASRLEDTKPSSAFSFLGPSTPEGSGPRVESEREAFNRIGRETRALPSTFELARGDDGSEAAFQKQLDQLREWNKLMDRLNLDRRRAELQGYTDEQLDAALTLAITNKNARQYLDILAEQERRLQSTTQSTYDHNAALKQQWEFLEGLVNEYAQLASAFGNLAGAVGANDLQANINGVVNLFKSGFSIAKDLASGNLIGAAVTLISTLADAFTGYSRAYAEAAKKQQDFENSLTGTFIKAADFGKTSVRSRGFFADLFGGGPEVTQEIDKVGLEFAKSISGGFESGLRNGLKQAILQNDFSLFTTSLKESVGDAILNAIIESFLQGELLKNIIAPAIKNFVDALKTDDLADDNAALDGLFNAVDQATALGEKFYAGIAPVRQRLVDGGYLKPPEPSGLTNSSTKDLFGRTPDLGFASVSTPFLIGLEQIGNAAPIYLQAAQTQLQAAQLFQDVVRVFGQQGMRVVIDGGSSSSTAAFR; this is encoded by the coding sequence ATGAGTGCAGAAACCATTGAGATCGCAGCCCTCGGCATAACATTGCAAGGTCCCGAACGGCAACTGGACGACCTCCTGAGCAAGGTTCGTCGCCTCACGGACGGCAAGTACGAGGTGAAACTCGGCCTCGACACCCAGGAAATCCAGAAGGCCGCGACGGCCACGCAGAACGTCACCAGAGCGCAGAACGAACAAGTGCAGAGTGCCCGCGCGCAACGCACGGAAGCGCAAGCGCAGACGGCGGAACTGCGCCGGCAGGCCGCCGAGCAGAACGTCCTCACGGCCGCCCTGCGTCGTCAGGGCGCGGAAGCGCGCGTCACCGCGCAACTCGCCGCGCAGACCACCCGCGAGCGGGAACGCGAAGCACGCGCCCTCAAGGCCGCGTCAGATATCGCTATCCGCGCCCTCGACAACGAACAACGCGCCACGCGCAATTTGCGGCAAGCCAACCAGCTCACCAACCAGGAAGTCGTGCAGCTCCAGACGAACATCCAGCGTCGCGCGCTGGAAGCCGCCGCGAGCCTCGATCGGGAGAGTGACGCATACCGCCGCCTCACGCAAGTCGCCGCAGCCGCGCAACGCACCATCGACGCCGCTGAGGGCCGCAACACCTTCGGCGGGTTCAGCTTCGGCATTCAGCAAGGCCTTCTCAGTGCCCTCGGGAACCTCGGACCGTTCGGCCAGGCCCTCGAAGCGCTCCTGAAGACGCAACTCGATCAAGCCGCGCAGACCACGCAACGTGAAGCGCAGGACATCGGCACGAACATCAGTGACGGCCTGCAGGGTGGGTTGCGCAGCGGTGCCGCCGAGACGGCAAACGCTGCCCGGCAAACTGCTGAAGGTGTCACGCAGACCATCAAGAAGACCCTCGACATCCGCAGCCCCAGCCGCGTGATGTTCAACCTCGGGGTGTTCACCGCGCAAGGCCTGGTGGACGGCCTCAAGAGCAAGCAGGATGACGTGGCACGCGCTGCGAAAAGCCTCAGTGACACCATCGAACGTAACGCCGTACCGGGCGCCGGGGCGCGCACGACGGCAAGTGCGGTCAGTGGTGGCGCTCTGGGTGGCAACGTCTTCGCGGCGAGCGCCTTTGCGAACCTGTCGCAGTCCGTCGGGCAAGTCACGCAGCAACTCGGTCAGGACCTCCCGAAAGCCGCTCAGCAAGCCGCTGAAGCCACCAACGCGGCCGGTGAAGCGGCGGCCGGGGCGGGGGTGGACCTCGGGGGTGCTACGGAAGGCGTGAAGTCCCTCACCCTCGCCCACAAGGAAAACGACCCCGCCGCGAGGCAGACCGCCATCAACGAAGCGAAAACCGCGATTGCGTTCGCCGTGACCGGCGCGGCCGTGGTGGGCCTCGGTGCCGCAATGGCCGCCAGCGTGAATACCGCTGCGGACTTCGAGCAGGCCATGAACAAAGCGGGCGCCACCACCAACGCCACGGGCGCGCAGCTCAAGAGCCTCACCAGCCTCGCGCTCGACGACACCTTCATTCAACTCGGCGTGGGTGGCATCGAAGCCGCCGCCGGCATCGAGGAGCTCGGCTCGCAAGGTCTGGAAACGGCGGACATCCTGAATGGCGGTCTCGTGAACGCCACGCTGCTCGCGAAAGCGACCAGCAGCGACATGGCCGTCGCGGCAGCCGTCGCGGCGAGCAGCATGAAAGCCTTCAACCTCGAAGCGTCCGACCTCGGTGAAGTCGCGGATGTCGTCACGAACGCCGTCAACGCCACCAGCATCAAAATGCAGGATTTCTCGCAGAGCATCGCCGCTGCGGGCGCGGTCGCGACCACCAGCGGCATCGACTTCACGACCTTCACCGCCGCGATCTCCCTCATGACGGACAAAGCGATCAGCGCGTCGGACGCCGGGACGAGCTTCAAAACCTTCCTGCAGTCCCTCACGCCGAACAGCAAAGCCGCTTCGCAAGCCATGAACGACCTGACCTTCTCGGCCTTCACCGCGAACGGGGAATTCAAACCCCTCGCGCAGATCGTCGAGGAACTGCGCGTGAAGTTCTCGAAACTCACCCCTGAACAGCGGGCTTTCACCGCCGAAACGATCTTCGGGAGTGACGGCATCCGCGCGTTCAACATCCTGATCGAACAAGGGCAGAAGGGCCTCGCGGAACGCGTGCAGCTGCTCGATCAGAACGGCAGCGCGCAAAGAGCCGCTGAGGATCAACTGAAAGGCCTGCGGGGAGAGCAGGAGAAGTTCAACGCGGCACTGGAGAACCTCAAGACCACCGCCGGCAGCAACCTCCTGCCCGCCCTGACGCCCGTGCTGGACTGGGCGACGAGTTTCACGAGTGAACTCGGGCAGGCCCTGCGCAGCTTGCGGGAACTGAACGACTTCAAGATCAAGGACGGCGACGGCAGCATCCTCGCGACGCTGAAGTTCTTCTCCGGCGCCTTCAAAGGCCTGAATGACTTCGCGAAATTCCTCGATGAAAAAGGCCAGTTTGACAACCTCGCGGGCGGACGTGCCGGTGCGGCCTTCCCGGCGTTCCAGCTGAGCCCCATCGCGCAAGCCATCCAGGCCCGCAACCGCCAGGCGGCCAGCGTGGACTTCCCGAGCCTCGCCGCGAATGGTGGCAGCAACTCGTCCGTGCTGGGCCTGCCCCCCCTGCTGGGCGCCCAGCAGGCTCAGAACGCCGCTGGTGGCTTCAGCGCGGAATTTGTCGCGTCCCTCAAGGACGTGTTCGTGAATGACCCGAAAGTCAGCAGCGACTGCGCGATCATCGCGAGCCGCATCCTCAACTTGATCGGCGCGACCATCGAAAGTACTCCGGTCGCAGGGCAACTCGTCACGAACGCCAAAAAAGCAGGCTTTCAGCAGGTGAGTGACGGTGCGACCGGCGACCTCGTCGCACTCCGAGGTCCACAATACGGCGCCATCAAAGACAAACTCGGGAACGGCACGCACGTCGCGGTCGTGGTTGGACGCGATGACAAGGGACGCCTGCTCATCATCGAGAACCCTGGCAGCGGCAATACGCAAGTGGTGCCTCTGTACGACACCAAAAACGCGTCGTTCTACCGCGCGCCCAGCAGCCCATTCGCAAAAAGCACAGGAGGGACGACGGACACGGCAGTCAGTGCACCCGCTTTCTCAGGCATCACGGACGCGCAGATCCTCAAGGCGAAAGAACTCACCGTCGCCCTGGAAGCCGCGCAGAAAGCCCGTGATCCGAAAGCCATCGACCGTGCCAGCCAAGCGCTCGAAACGTTCCGGAAAGCCTCTGACAGCAACGCACGGGCACTCGCGGCCCTCGCGCAGATTCAAAAGGAACAGACGACCAGCGCGAAGGACTACATCGCCACCCAGGCGGACATTCAGAGGTACAGCCGCGAAGCGCTCGCCATCGCCCGCCAGGAAATTCAGGCCGGCCAAAGCGGCGACGTGGCTTTCAAAGGTCGCGTGAAAGCCCGCGTGGAAGGCTTCGAGGCGGAAGGCAAAGCCCAGAAGGCCGTGCTGGAGCTCGCGCGGGACGCCGTACGGGAACAGACCCGCCTGAACAAAGAGCAAGGCCCTGCTGAACAGGCGATTCTCGCGCACCGGCAGGAAGCCTTGCGGGTCGCGCGGCTCATTCAGCAAGCCGAAAAGGATCGCAGCAAAGTCGCCCCAGCGGACGCAGCCAAACGCGCCTTGGAGGAAACCGACGCGGGGAAGATTGCCCTCAGCCGCGCTCGGGATGAACTGCAAGCGCAGGACCGCCTCACGCAGGAGCGAAAGAAACGCCAGGATGACGCCAAACGAGACGCGGAGAACGCCGCGAAGCAACTCGTGAACCTCACCCAGCAGCAACTGCAGCAGGAAGTGCAGCGACGCGAGGACGCTGCCCGGCAACTCGAAACACTCCGCACCCGCGAACTCGCAGCAGCCGGGGAGGACGCACAGAAACGCCTCGCGGTGGAAAACCAACTCGCTGGACGCATTCAGAGTGCCCAGGCGCAAGCTGCTCAGGCTCGCCTGACGCTCGCGAAACGCAACGCTGAAGAAGAACGCCAGACGGCTCTCAGCGCCATTCCTGACGGCATTCCGCAAGCTAAACGCGCACAACTGGAGCGCAGCATCGAAGCGGCCTTCAATGGAAAGCTCAGTGGCGCGTACCGCACGTTCTACGCGAGCATGAGCAGCGCGGCGACCACCGCGGCGGACAACATCGCTTCCGCCGCGAACAAGATCGTCGTGACGCAACTCGACGCCGCGCAGAAGATCACCTCCGCCCGGTTCGCCCTCTCACCGGAACTGCTGCGCTTCTCCTTCGGGGGAGGCGAGGACGGCCTGCAGGGCGCCCTCAGCGCGTACGGCGCGAGCAGCCTGGAGCAACTCAAGGCCTACGCTCCGCAGGTCGCGCAGATCATCGAGCAAGCGTACGCGGACGTCATCGAAACCGCCCGTGAGACGGCTGAGGAACTCGGCAAACTGCAGGACGCCGCGCCCCTGAGTGACGCGCGGCGCTTCACCCTCACGCCCGCCCTGCTGCGTTTCAGCTTCGGGGAGGACGGCCTGAATGCCGCGTTGCGCGCGTACGGCTTCCGGGATGTCGCGGACCTGCAGAGCAGCACCACCCAAGTCGCCGCGCTGCTGCGCGAAGCGTACGCGGACGTGCTGTTCTTCATCACCACCGCCAACCAGACTGCCGCGCAAGCCAGCGCGGATTACATCGACCTGCTCCTGAAAGGCATCCGGGAAGAGCAGGACATTCAGGACGTGCAGCTGACCTTCGATGACTTGTGGAAGATGCTGCGTCGCGTGTACGCGAACGGCCTCGACCCGCAGCAGAGCGGGTTCGTGCAACTCCTCGATCAGCTGATCAGCAAAGGCAACCAGGCGGCCGGGGAAGTCAAGCAGCTCGTCGAAGCCGCCTCACGCCTCGAAGACACCAAGCCTTCTTCTGCGTTCTCGTTTCTCGGGCCATCCACCCCCGAAGGGAGTGGGCCGCGCGTGGAAAGCGAACGCGAAGCCTTCAACCGCATCGGACGTGAAACGCGCGCCCTGCCGTCCACCTTCGAACTCGCTCGGGGTGATGACGGCAGCGAAGCGGCCTTCCAGAAGCAACTCGATCAACTGCGCGAGTGGAATAAGCTGATGGACCGCCTCAACCTCGACCGGCGCCGTGCAGAACTGCAAGGCTATACGGACGAGCAGCTCGACGCGGCCCTCACGCTCGCCATCACCAACAAGAACGCCCGGCAGTACCTCGACATCCTCGCCGAGCAGGAGCGGCGCCTGCAAAGCACCACGCAGAGCACGTACGACCACAACGCCGCCCTGAAGCAGCAATGGGAATTCCTGGAAGGCCTCGTGAACGAGTACGCGCAGCTGGCCTCCGCGTTCGGGAACCTCGCGGGTGCCGTGGGCGCGAACGATTTGCAGGCGAACATCAACGGCGTCGTGAACCTCTTCAAGAGCGGCTTCAGTATCGCCAAGGACCTCGCGAGCGGCAACCTGATCGGTGCGGCCGTGACCCTCATCAGCACCCTTGCGGACGCCTTCACCGGGTACAGCCGCGCGTACGCGGAAGCCGCCAAGAAACAGCAGGACTTCGAGAATTCCCTCACCGGGACGTTCATCAAAGCCGCTGACTTCGGGAAGACGAGCGTGCGTTCACGGGGTTTCTTCGCGGATCTGTTCGGCGGTGGACCGGAAGTCACGCAGGAAATCGACAAGGTTGGACTGGAGTTCGCGAAGAGTATCAGCGGCGGCTTCGAGTCCGGACTGCGCAACGGCCTCAAACAGGCCATCTTGCAGAATGACTTCAGCCTCTTCACGACCAGCCTCAAGGAAAGCGTCGGGGATGCGATTCTCAACGCGATCATCGAGTCTTTCCTGCAAGGTGAACTGCTGAAGAACATCATCGCGCCGGCCATCAAGAACTTCGTCGACGCCCTCAAGACGGACGACCTGGCAGACGACAACGCCGCGCTGGATGGACTCTTCAACGCCGTGGATCAAGCGACGGCACTGGGCGAGAAGTTCTACGCGGGCATCGCGCCCGTCCGGCAGCGACTGGTCGACGGCGGATACCTGAAACCCCCCGAACCATCCGGGCTCACCAACAGCAGCACCAAAGACCTCTTTGGACGCACACCTGACCTGGGGTTCGCCTCAGTCAGCACACCCTTTTTGATCGGGCTTGAGCAGATCGGTAACGCCGCGCCGATCTACTTGCAGGCCGCCCAGACTCAACTACAGGCCGCGCAACTGTTCCAGGATGTCGTGCGGGTATTCGGGCAGCAGGGCATGAGGGTCGTCATTGATGGAGGTTCATCATCAAGCACCGCTGCCTTCCGTTGA
- a CDS encoding SGNH/GDSL hydrolase family protein translates to MPVKISSTAPQDLLDELQSAATEARTTTAQQQAQMADTAQYASDTAAYPPIGPAGAKGRRILADGSMEILVSDGIAWTPITTLTTTDRVALASRFYPSSKANQPHALYQLVRREYLNNTGGPYRVALLGDSILGYMGATLLRALERSHGVNGLGYDPLDAGRYGTNVTLTKSGTWTTYGSGNSDPTSIEKWGVSGNSITADAGASVTYAPSSRYPFDTFRVWYYKGPGKGQFTYAVDGGASTTVDTSAASAGLGYVEVQLATNTSGAPGTHSLVLTVSSGNVTLYGVETWSRRAYGVAPLYLNTGGTQAAHWATAAQNGGNFLQAFLAVTQPAQSLVMLGANDAGTSKRTGAQFEADMTTLLGSFTPPRFSDTLLLTPWWRGTEADASVEDTAYKALVQEYRSRLLSLARTRDVSLWDLQRYWPSHPDAWSGGLYADLIHPSNLGAAYWVAGFMRLLPQAVGEAASLDSDNTFSKSLRVLVGTGFFGAYGINTLGDEVTSTTYETGFSFPFSDGISIKLAGSEVGRVGFNGNSSAIFTGFPTSSRSTVLAAFRQGSTSAPAMKVWVDASNKACFEGVNGNARLARNGVGVEVTSQQVKLELPLGFTANTPAAGAYTMSATDAYVRAQGNVTLPNITSSAGTVYIIKNITGSGITVTPASTETIDGATSLTLNANQTVRLYSTGSRWDVL, encoded by the coding sequence ATGCCCGTAAAGATCAGCAGTACCGCCCCGCAGGACCTCCTCGACGAACTTCAGAGTGCCGCCACGGAAGCCCGCACCACCACCGCGCAGCAGCAGGCACAAATGGCGGATACCGCGCAGTATGCGTCGGACACTGCCGCGTATCCCCCCATCGGCCCGGCAGGCGCGAAGGGGCGGCGTATCCTGGCGGATGGCAGCATGGAAATCCTGGTGAGTGACGGCATCGCCTGGACTCCCATCACGACGCTCACCACGACTGACCGCGTGGCGCTCGCTTCACGCTTCTACCCCAGCAGTAAAGCCAACCAGCCGCACGCGCTGTACCAGCTGGTCCGTCGGGAATACCTGAACAACACGGGCGGCCCGTACCGCGTGGCGCTGCTGGGTGACAGCATCCTCGGGTACATGGGCGCCACCCTCCTGCGTGCCCTGGAACGCTCGCACGGCGTGAACGGCCTGGGATACGACCCTCTGGACGCCGGGCGGTACGGCACGAACGTCACCCTCACCAAGAGCGGCACCTGGACGACGTACGGCAGCGGCAACAGTGACCCCACCAGCATCGAGAAGTGGGGTGTCAGCGGGAACAGCATCACCGCGGACGCGGGCGCGAGCGTCACGTACGCACCGAGCAGCCGTTACCCGTTCGATACCTTCCGCGTGTGGTACTACAAAGGGCCAGGCAAAGGGCAATTCACGTACGCGGTGGATGGTGGCGCGAGCACCACCGTGGACACCAGCGCGGCGAGTGCGGGCCTGGGGTACGTGGAAGTGCAGCTTGCCACCAACACCAGCGGCGCTCCAGGGACGCACAGTCTCGTCCTGACCGTTAGCAGCGGCAACGTCACGCTGTACGGCGTGGAAACCTGGTCACGTCGCGCGTACGGTGTCGCTCCGCTGTACCTGAACACGGGCGGCACGCAGGCGGCGCACTGGGCAACCGCCGCGCAGAACGGCGGGAATTTCCTGCAGGCGTTCCTGGCGGTCACGCAACCCGCGCAGTCACTCGTGATGCTGGGCGCGAACGACGCGGGCACCTCGAAACGCACGGGCGCGCAGTTCGAAGCGGACATGACCACGCTGCTGGGGAGCTTCACGCCTCCACGTTTCAGTGACACACTTCTGCTGACGCCCTGGTGGCGTGGCACGGAAGCGGACGCCAGCGTGGAGGACACCGCGTACAAGGCGCTGGTGCAAGAGTACCGCTCGCGCCTGCTGAGCCTTGCCAGGACGAGGGACGTTTCACTGTGGGATTTGCAGCGCTACTGGCCGAGTCACCCGGACGCCTGGTCGGGTGGGCTCTACGCTGACCTCATTCACCCCAGCAACCTCGGCGCGGCCTACTGGGTGGCGGGCTTCATGCGCCTGCTGCCGCAAGCTGTGGGGGAAGCGGCGAGCCTCGACAGTGACAACACCTTCTCGAAAAGCCTGCGGGTGCTGGTCGGCACGGGTTTCTTCGGGGCGTACGGCATCAACACCCTGGGGGATGAAGTCACCTCGACCACCTACGAAACGGGCTTCTCGTTCCCCTTCAGCGACGGCATCAGCATCAAGCTCGCCGGAAGCGAGGTGGGCCGTGTGGGCTTCAACGGGAACAGCAGCGCCATCTTTACGGGCTTCCCGACGTCAAGCCGCAGCACGGTCCTCGCTGCGTTCCGGCAGGGCAGTACCAGCGCGCCCGCCATGAAAGTCTGGGTGGATGCGAGCAACAAAGCCTGCTTCGAGGGCGTGAACGGAAACGCGCGCCTCGCGCGCAACGGCGTGGGCGTGGAGGTCACGAGCCAGCAGGTGAAGCTGGAGTTACCGCTTGGCTTCACGGCGAACACGCCAGCGGCGGGCGCGTACACGATGAGCGCCACGGACGCTTACGTGCGCGCTCAGGGGAACGTGACGCTGCCGAACATCACGTCGTCCGCTGGGACGGTGTACATCATCAAGAACATCACGGGCTCGGGTATCACCGTGACGCCCGCAAGCACGGAAACGATTGATGGTGCGACCAGCTTGACGCTCAACGCGAACCAGACGGTGCGGCTCTACAGCACGGGCAGCCGTTGGGATGTGCTGTAA
- a CDS encoding SGNH/GDSL hydrolase family protein has protein sequence MGRTVILLGDSLTSQNGQQDASNPHVPDKGYFNWSNALLGQAFDLTYNAGVGGERSDHILARVETDVIARKPDWTFVLAGANDLGQNVRAEVAWGNIKQIWQKLLDANIKVVALTVPRTVSMTNEAEYQKLNEIIRMEGPRMKVIVADAALYSDPEPYTIDGVHLNARGAFLIGQSTARAVRVAAPASLLALDAEHLTGTGGSLYNGATGEVADGWILTRDATDGAVSGAKVGGSDGEWQHVNLEAGGRAASLYRNITDGWQAGDVFIAVAEVEVGPGVVDLASIQLQLSARTGSTIHASSNALFHESTAPALAENPGRVVLRTVPFVIPKEATTLTQGIKMHATAGAFRVGRVVLQKISP, from the coding sequence GTGGGTCGCACCGTCATTCTCCTCGGAGACAGCCTGACCTCTCAGAATGGGCAACAGGACGCCAGTAACCCACACGTACCCGACAAGGGGTATTTCAACTGGTCGAACGCCCTGCTCGGCCAGGCGTTCGACCTCACATACAACGCCGGGGTGGGTGGCGAACGGAGCGATCACATCCTCGCGCGAGTCGAGACGGACGTTATTGCGCGCAAACCCGACTGGACGTTCGTGCTCGCTGGAGCGAACGACCTTGGGCAGAACGTCAGGGCGGAAGTTGCGTGGGGAAACATCAAGCAAATCTGGCAGAAGCTCCTCGACGCGAACATCAAGGTGGTCGCGTTGACCGTACCCCGCACGGTCAGCATGACGAACGAAGCGGAGTACCAGAAGCTCAACGAAATCATCCGCATGGAAGGACCGCGCATGAAAGTCATCGTGGCGGATGCCGCGCTGTACAGCGACCCGGAGCCATACACAATTGACGGCGTGCACCTCAACGCGCGTGGCGCTTTCCTGATCGGCCAGAGCACCGCACGAGCAGTCCGAGTGGCAGCCCCAGCGTCGTTGCTTGCACTTGATGCCGAACACCTCACAGGAACCGGTGGGAGTCTGTACAACGGCGCGACAGGCGAAGTGGCTGACGGTTGGATTCTTACGCGTGACGCGACGGACGGCGCGGTGAGCGGCGCGAAGGTCGGCGGCTCGGATGGCGAGTGGCAGCACGTGAACCTTGAGGCGGGCGGACGCGCCGCGAGCTTATACCGGAACATTACGGACGGCTGGCAAGCCGGTGACGTGTTCATCGCGGTGGCGGAAGTGGAGGTGGGGCCAGGCGTTGTAGACCTCGCCAGCATCCAGTTGCAGCTCTCGGCGCGTACCGGGAGCACCATTCACGCTTCCTCCAACGCGCTGTTCCATGAGTCCACGGCGCCTGCGTTGGCGGAGAACCCTGGGCGTGTTGTCCTGCGCACGGTTCCGTTCGTGATTCCTAAGGAGGCGACGACGCTCACGCAGGGGATCAAGATGCATGCGACGGCTGGAGCGTTTCGAGTGGGCCGCGTCGTCCTTCAGAAAATCTCCCCCTGA
- a CDS encoding M15 family metallopeptidase has protein sequence MTEPKKNKDLAALFPECRVAVEAWLKQARATFPQFNINVSETRRTKERQEWLYAQGRTRPGPVVTYTLDSRHRAGLAVDLVVTRKLTPFKAEWDWRVWRAIYKAVPPEKYGLRPLDFEMVHLELINSDAILARRPAGLVIT, from the coding sequence ATGACCGAACCCAAGAAGAACAAGGACCTCGCGGCACTCTTCCCGGAGTGCCGCGTTGCTGTTGAAGCGTGGCTGAAGCAGGCCCGCGCGACGTTCCCGCAGTTCAACATCAACGTCAGCGAAACACGCCGCACCAAGGAACGCCAGGAGTGGCTGTACGCGCAAGGCCGTACCCGTCCAGGTCCGGTCGTGACGTACACCCTCGACAGCCGGCACCGCGCGGGACTCGCGGTCGATCTGGTCGTCACGCGGAAACTCACGCCCTTCAAGGCCGAGTGGGACTGGCGCGTGTGGCGGGCAATCTATAAGGCCGTGCCGCCCGAGAAGTATGGTTTGCGGCCCCTCGACTTTGAAATGGTGCACCTGGAACTCATCAACTCGGACGCCATTCTCGCCCGGCGCCCCGCCGGCCTGGTGATCACGTGA